Proteins found in one Timaviella obliquedivisa GSE-PSE-MK23-08B genomic segment:
- the rpiA gene encoding ribose-5-phosphate isomerase RpiA: MTAEIDPVKLMKQEVGRAAASWVKSGSIVGLGTGSTTAFAIQFLGDRLKSGELTDIKGIPTSFQASMLAKQYGIPLITLDDADRIDVAIDGADEVDPQKNLIKGGGAAHTREKVIDALADLFIVVVDSSKLVTQLGTTFALPVEVLPMAVAPVTRAIAKLGGKSELRMGIKKDGPVITDQGNMVLDVDFGAIENPVELEKTLNNIPGVLENGLFVGVTDVVLVGEVKDGQATVREL, translated from the coding sequence ATGACGGCAGAAATTGATCCCGTGAAACTGATGAAGCAAGAGGTTGGCAGGGCTGCTGCTAGCTGGGTCAAGTCAGGGTCGATTGTGGGACTAGGCACAGGGTCAACGACGGCATTTGCTATTCAGTTTCTGGGCGATCGCCTTAAATCGGGCGAACTCACCGACATTAAGGGCATCCCCACTTCTTTTCAAGCCTCAATGCTGGCAAAACAATACGGCATTCCCCTCATCACCCTCGATGATGCCGATCGCATTGACGTTGCCATTGATGGAGCCGATGAAGTCGATCCACAAAAAAATCTAATCAAAGGCGGCGGCGCGGCGCATACCCGCGAGAAGGTGATAGATGCCTTAGCAGATCTATTTATTGTAGTGGTGGATAGCTCTAAGCTAGTGACCCAACTGGGGACAACTTTTGCGCTGCCTGTTGAAGTCTTACCCATGGCAGTAGCTCCAGTGACAAGAGCGATCGCCAAGCTAGGCGGCAAGTCGGAGTTGCGCATGGGCATCAAAAAAGATGGCCCTGTGATTACCGACCAGGGCAACATGGTCTTGGATGTAGATTTTGGGGCGATCGAGAACCCGGTTGAACTAGAGAAAACTCTCAATAACATTCCTGGCGTACTGGAAAACGGTTTGTTTGTGGGTGTGACAGATGTCGTTTTGGTGGGTGAAGTGAAGGATGGACAAGCAACGGTGAGAGAGCTTTAG
- a CDS encoding MOSC N-terminal beta barrel domain-containing protein → MPYLSKILIYPIKSFDAVEVPAAQILPGGAIAHDREFAMVDEQGQFVHGKRTEKIHSVRSRFDLSARTVTLRVEGQGQSHAFHLDSDRPALGSWLSDYFGTPITLQQNLHMGFPDDTLASGATVVAVESLRAIASWFPGMTLEEVRQRFRANLEIEDAPAFWEDQLMSEPGQLLPFQIGEVAFWGSNPCARCIVPTRNPWVGARDRHFQKEFIAQRKATLPAWAKPSRFDHFYRLSLNTQVLPDQAGKTLRLNDLVSL, encoded by the coding sequence ATGCCCTACCTCAGCAAAATTTTGATTTACCCGATCAAATCCTTTGATGCCGTGGAAGTGCCCGCAGCCCAAATTCTGCCTGGCGGAGCGATCGCCCATGATCGAGAGTTTGCCATGGTGGATGAGCAAGGGCAGTTTGTTCACGGCAAGCGCACTGAGAAAATTCATTCCGTGCGATCGCGCTTTGACCTTTCCGCCCGCACGGTCACCTTACGGGTTGAAGGGCAAGGGCAATCCCACGCCTTTCATTTAGATAGCGATCGCCCCGCCCTAGGATCCTGGCTAAGCGACTACTTTGGCACTCCTATCACCCTCCAGCAAAACCTTCATATGGGCTTTCCCGACGACACCCTCGCTTCGGGTGCAACGGTGGTAGCAGTGGAAAGTTTGAGAGCGATCGCCTCTTGGTTTCCTGGCATGACCCTGGAAGAAGTACGGCAACGATTTCGTGCCAATTTGGAAATAGAAGACGCTCCGGCATTTTGGGAAGACCAGTTGATGAGTGAACCGGGGCAGCTTTTGCCATTTCAAATTGGGGAAGTCGCATTCTGGGGTAGCAATCCTTGTGCTCGGTGTATTGTGCCCACTCGAAACCCCTGGGTTGGAGCGCGCGATCGTCACTTTCAAAAAGAATTCATCGCTCAACGAAAAGCAACCCTACCCGCCTGGGCAAAGCCCTCGCGCTTCGACCACTTTTACCGCCTCAGCCTCAACACCCAAGTCCTGCCTGACCAAGCAGGCAAGACCCTACGCCTCAACGATTTAGTGTCTCTCTGA